One window of Triticum dicoccoides isolate Atlit2015 ecotype Zavitan chromosome 5A, WEW_v2.0, whole genome shotgun sequence genomic DNA carries:
- the LOC119296831 gene encoding thaumatin-like protein codes for MAGSASATPVLLVIVVAALAAGASATSKLTPLSITNRCSFTVWPAVASAGLGTELHPGANWTVDALAIHYTADIWGRTGCSFDAAGRGRCQTADCGSGLRCRSTDPAAPATKAQVAISEGFYHYGITLDKGFNLPMDLTCSSGDALRCREDGCHDAFPYVKYNDHSCTAAGSRLQIVFCP; via the coding sequence ATGGCCGGAAGCGCGAGCGCCACTCCGGTCCTCCTTGTCATCGTAGTCGCGGCCCTCGCCGCGGGGGCCAGCGCGACATCGAAGCTGACGCCGCTCAGCATCACCAACCGGTGCTCCTTCACGGTGTGGCCGGCGGTGGCCTCCGCAGGCCTCGGCACCGAGCTCCATCCAGGAGCCAACTGGACCGTGGACGCGTTGGCGATCCACTACACCGCGGACATATGGGGGCGCACGGGCTGCTCCTTCGACGCGGCAGGCAGGGGGCGGTGCCAGACGGCGGACTGCGGCAGCGGGCTGCGGTGCCGGAGCACCGACCCTGCGGCGCCGGCGACCAAGGCCCAGGTCGCCATCTCCGAGGGCTTCTACCACTACGGAATCACGTTGGACAAGGGGTTCAACCTGCCCATGGATCTCACGTGCAGCTCCGGCGACGCGCTCCGGTGCCGGGAGGACGGGTGCCACGACGCGTTCCCGTACGTGAAGTACAACGACCACTCATGCACCGCCGCCGGCAGCCGGCTCCAGATCGTCTTCTGCCCATGA